GGTGCTCTGGATGAGACAGTTCTGCAGCACACTCAAATTCTGCCCTTCTTCTTCAACCAGTTATGCTGCTTTTCACAGCTGAATCATTTTTTTAATCGTTTTTGTTCCCCCCACCAAAAtccttgtttcttctctcctttaGCGGTGATCCCTCTGACTGACTCTGAACACAAGTTACTGCCTTTGCACTTTGCGGTCGATCCTGGGAAAGACTGGGAGTGGGGAAAAGATGACAACGATAACACCAGACTGGCCAAGTAAGACCTTTCTGTAACTTTAGTGTTAAGCAGTAAAATGTCTTGAGCCATACCTGATTGAAGTATTGGGAGAACTGCTCACAAAGAGGGCTTTGTTCATGTTCTCTGGTTACATGGGAGAAGACGTGGGTGGGTCTCCAGCTGACAGTCACAATTCAGGCTGCTGTTACATCTCTCCCTGTTAAGaagtattgctttttctttcaggctTTTTGACTGTTTGTTCCCTTCTTTTTTCATCCTTAGTTTGATTCTGTCTCTTGAGGCAAAGCTTAATCTTCTACACAGCTATATGAATGTAACATGGATACGCATACCATCTGAGACACGGGTAAGGTAAACTTCCACGTCGGTCTAAACAAGATGAGAGATACAAGGCACAACAGGGTGTTGTGTAGGGACTGGCCAGCTGCCTGGAAACACCTCAGTGTCCTAGCAGCAGGGACAAGTCACTCATGGCTCATTGTCATTACAATCAGGCTTATAGATTTGTCTAGTAGTTTTAATAACACAGTTGCTTTTATATCTTTTGCAACTCATACTCTgttctgaaatgtattttctagcTTAATCTTTCTGTTACTTATTTCAGTAGTTCGTGTAGTTCAGAAAAACCTTAAAAGAGACCTTTTCTCACCATTGTTTTCTCAGAACTTTGGCTTGCTCTCCTAATGCCACTGTTAGGTCACCAATCCCAAgtcctttctctttctgagaATACATTTGCACCCCTGGACAGCTCCCAGTTTAGAGTGGCTGACAAAAGTCCACAGACTGGCAGTGAACTGGAGCCTGGTTCTTTCAGAAAGCTATTTTAGAACCATGCCCAGCTGACATCTAGTCAGCTGCAAATTTCTCTGCAAATTACATTGAATAGATTGAGGGGTTAGTCTGGAGGCAAAAGGTTGCTAGGAGAGGATGGAGGTGATTTAGACAGCCTACACAGATGGGATTTGAAAGGAGGAACAGAACACAAAAGGAGAAAGCATTTAACATGCTGCAAGAGGGGAAACATCCATTTTTCTATGGTTTCTACAGTGGTAGCTACCACAtcagaaaaaggagaggcaaAATGGTCCTGTAGTTGTAAGCTGTGAGCCTAAAACTTGTGGGACCTGGGCTACCTCCCTCTGCTTCACACTTGCCCCATGAGCATGGTCAGGTCACTTTAGCACTCATTTTCTCATTTGCCAAGTGGAGATAACAGCTCTGCTCCTGACTGGGTGGTGTAGTGCTCAGGGAttccagagagagagaggacaTTTAAGTACCCAGGGACAAGAAGTAGGCATGCATTTCTCTACTGGAAGTACATACATCtccagagctttttttttctatttttttttcctctttctctgaaTCATTATGGTTAGTTAAATGTTTCATATTTATATCTAGCACATTTTAGCTTCATGGTGCCTGAAAGCAAGACTAAGTTTTGCAGGAGGAAATGAACAAAGCCACATTTTAAAGTATCCTAGGGTCCTCATTATTGCATTTTCAAGAAAGATGTTTTATCACCTTACCTAAAATATAAATTGGAACTCAGACTTCTGACACCAGTTTTATCTGGATTGTATTTCCAATAAGAATGAATACACCTCATTGTATTCCTCAGTCTGCTTGCTGAAGTTTAATATTTCAGGCAAGTTGTTTAGCTCTGGTGCATTGAACCTTTGATTTTTATGCACCAGAGACCTGAACAATGAAGAAATCAATTTAAATAAGTTGGTTGTTGAACATAATGAATTTTGAAGTATTGCTACATACAGGTTTGTGTGCTGCATCCCCCTCACAGCTTTCAGCAGAACCTCATTTCCCTTCCATCACGATATTATCAGTTTCTTTCCGTGCTCTCTGTCTCCCCCCCTGGCTGAGAGGCAGCCTGTATTGTAGATGCTTCCTACTGAATGGCTGATCTCTGTATGCTGGCCAGCCACTTAGCTGGTCAACACAAGCAGGGAGGTTGAGCTGCAGCCTTCCCTGCAACAGGAGCACTAACTCACATCGCTCCATTATTCAGACACTGATTTTCACAGAGCCTCTGAATGACTGACCTCTGTTCTACAAATCTGCTTGAAATGAGCCAAAAGCTACTGTAGGAACAAGCAAGATGTGTAGTCAGCACAGCCAAATAAGTTTTATTTGGTGAAGAAACAAGTCTAAAATGTCAGTGCATAAattaaaaagtacatttaaaatCAGTGTTAAAATCTATGTTGgatttggggttggttttgcACCAAGACCCTGTATGAAGCTGATTTTGCTGTATCTAATTATAATTACTTTTCCATAGCAGGCCCCTTTGGCTCAACCAGAATCCCCTACAGCTTCAGCTGGGGAAGACGTTCAGTCTCTGGCTGACTCAATGGACTCGGACCGAGACTCCATCTGTAGTAATTCCAATGGCAATAATGgcaaaaacagtaaagaaaaagaaaaggacaaacagaggaaagatAAAGACAAAACCAGGACGGATTCAGTTGCCAATAAAATAGGAAGCCTCAGTAAAACCCTGggaattaaactgaaaaagaatatGGGTGGTCTTGGAGGCCTGGTGCATGGCAAAATGAGCAGAGCCAATTCAGGGAATGGAAAAAATGGTGACGCGGTAGAGAAAGTCAAAGAGAAGAAGTCTAAGTCTCGAAAAGGGAGCAAAGAGGAATCTGGACAGTCTGCGAGCACTTCTCCATCTGAAAAGACCACTCCATCTCCAACTGACAGAGCTAGCAACTCACCCATTGAAAAGATGAACACTAAATCCTTCTCTGACAAGCAGTCTGATCCATGGAAGTACAGCACTGATGTGAAACTCAGCCTAAATATTTTGAGAGCTGCCATGCAGGGTGAACgaaagtttatttttgctgGCCTTCTTTTGACCAGTCATAGGCATCAGTTCCACGAGGAGATGATAGGCTATTACCTGACCAGTGCACAGGAGCGTTTCAATGCAGAacaagaacagaagagaaaggatgCTGAGAAAAAGGCTGCACTGAATGGGTCATCTAGTAGGAAACTGGAGCCAGAAGcatattcaaaagaaaagttaGAAACATCTCCTCAGGATAGGGCATCACCCGTCTTGCCTCAAAGCCATACAACTCAgctggttttaaaatttaaagatcGCACTAGTCCCACTCCTGGGTCATTTTCTTCACCTAGTAATAGTGCTAAGAAAAGTGGACCCATTCCAGTATCTGCCCACTATAGCCATACGCCACCTGTTCAAAGACAAAGTGTCATCCATTTGCATGATGTCAACTCCAAGCCATCGAGCTTCCAAGATGATACCTACAAGCCAGTGGTTGGCACCTTAAAAACCTGTGCCACCTATCCCCAACAAAACAGATCACTGTCTTCTCAAAGCTATAGCCCAGCCCGGATATCCGGTATCCGTACAGTGAACACAGTGGAATCGCTGAGCTATGCCATGCCTACTGAACACAAATCTCAGACATACACAAATGGATTCAATACCGGCGATATTAGAGACTGCTTAGAATATGCTGATGAGGATGCTCCTCAGACCTGGTTGAACAATGATAAAAATCAAGGCAGAAGCACAGTTTGCCCATTATATTCCATCCAGCAGAACCGCTGTAAGAAGGAGAACTGTTCCTTTTATGGTCGTCCTGAGACTGAAAATTACTGTTCATACTGCTACAAAGAAGAGTTAAAGCgcagggagagagaaagcaagggACACAGGCATTGAGGATTCTTCCGTGACTACTTAGTTTTACCATTTTCTTACTTACAAAGTAAACAGTGTTGAATTGCAGTAAAAGgaatccttaaaaaaagaataaaggatTGATGAGTAAATAGTGTCTAGCTTTTCGCTTTTCTGGGGCAATGAGGAAATAATAAGATTAATttatcataaaaaaatattattttccattttgtcagTGTCTTTTTTACATATACTGGTAAGCTGAAGGGTTGTTTACTCCTTTGTCAGTGCTGTGTATATGTTTGGTCAAAAATTTACTAATGGTGCCTGAATTTACACTGACATCACTCAGGTAGTAGAATGATAGGGAAAAGTCATAATACCGGAGATGTGGTGTTGTAGTAAGGTAGTATCTGCCTTGCAGACATTTGAAATTCTGTAGCTATTATGagagtattttttccttgataaAACCTAAATTTTTCATAgccttttttttcaggaggGTAGTGATTTTGCATactgcacatttttaacatgGCAGCATATTGCATTACTACTAATGTTTGTACTCACTTCAGTCTGAATGATTCTGGGAAAATGGGAGTGAAAGGTCTGAATTCATGAGGGCTGTAGCTCTTCCTGATTTTAAGTTCTTACCAATTATTTCTACATTTCCATAAAAAAGTAGATTTGAGCCACTTTTATTTgtactgaatttttaaacagattttataAGAAATACATTACGACTTGCAAGACTTCACgttgcaaaaaaccccacacagtATAGTTTTGGGCACCTGAATTTCAGTAgtattttcattgctgttaaaattaagagaaatttttaaacaaaattaaaataaaaaaattctattaaatGTGGGAAATTTGATCAACAGCTAGGAAATTAGGATCATTTTAGAGCTGAACGAACTGCTTGTCAAAACAAATGTATTGCATCAATTGATTCCCTTAGCCATTGCATGAATTTAatcattatatatttatttctttctcaacaTTATCGAGTGATCGTTACTGCAAATGTAACTACTTCTGAGCCTTTCTTGAAGACTGTTGGCTCCAcctattttttattcttctcctaGAGTGAGTTATGTACCCACCAGGAGGTTCCAAGATGGCTATAAAATACCTCCAATATGAATGGCAACTCCTAGCACAGATTTGCACAAGTCTGATATCCAAATATTTACATAActatttgcaatatttttaaaaataaaactttccttatagaaacatttctgtaaagCAGACACCACAAATACTGTTACAGTAGATGCGTGACATTAGGAAGTTTTCTTGAATATAGTACTTGCTGGCTTTGCACCCCTCCAGCATCAACTGGCATAATGTAGTAAGAATAGATATTTAGTGTTCTTACACTTGTAAGCAATGGCTCATTACTGTTtacccacattttttttttaaaagagctcaTTTTCCACAAATAGGTGAAGTACTGCCTTCAAGACTGCTTACTCTGCCACCTAAAGGTGCAGAACATGAGTTCTGCCTTACTCATTATGGAACAGCACTTTTCTGGCCCACACAGGAAAGATTCTTTGCCAAGGAATCTTTGTTTCTGATTCTTTTCTGCTGTACCCCAATTTTTACTCTTGACATGGGTGGCACCATTTCACTTGTGTACAGTTAATCCTAGTTAGCCTTGAAACCAAGCCTGAAATAGCCTGTGAAACAAGATCCACAAACTTAACGCTGACGTGTACTGTCTTTCAGGAAAAGTATGTAAGCTTTTGCTAATGTCCCACTGAAATTTGTGGAACTGAGCACATACTTAAAATTGACCATATCTTTAGGTTTTCTGCTGAATGGGAGGTTAAAAGAATAGTTTCAAAATAAGTCCATTAGCCACTCCTAAAAGGTCATGGTCTTTGCCACGTTAGCTGTTCCATGAATCCAGACCTGTACTTCGTATTTCTTGCCGTATACTGAGCTTACACTGAATGTTACTGAATTTGCATTCCTTCATAAAAGGGAATTATTGGTATGCATAATGAGAGGTTAAAACTCCATGTGACTTCTGTCCTCAAGGTAAGCACATTCTAAAACCCACGTCTCTGGTTGCGTACACTGGAAAGCAGTGCCCATTTTTGGTTAACTGTTGTGATTACATGTAAGTTGT
This DNA window, taken from Haliaeetus albicilla chromosome 12, bHalAlb1.1, whole genome shotgun sequence, encodes the following:
- the OTUD7A gene encoding OTU domain-containing protein 7A isoform X1, translated to MPSSQSVSPAAAACLAASLNDHMTLDMDAVLSDFVRSTGAEPGLARDLLEGKNWDLTAALNDYEQLRQVHTANLPQVFNEGKYYKQQEPEQPPQVTKAERPCLQRQDDIAQEKRLSRGISHASSAIVSLARSHVANECSNEQFPLEMPIYTFQLPDLSVYSEDFRSFIERDLIEQATMVALEQAGRLNWWSTVCTSCKRLLPLATTGDGNCLLHAASLGMWGFHDRDLVLRKALYTMMRSGAEREALKRRWRWQQTQQNKESGLVYTEEEWEREWNELLKLASSEPRTHFSKNGGTGGRVDNSEDPVYESLEEFHVFVLAHILRRPIVVVADTMLRDSGGEAFAPIPFGGIYLPLEVLPNRCHCSPLVLAYDQAHFSALVSMEQKDQQREQAVIPLTDSEHKLLPLHFAVDPGKDWEWGKDDNDNTRLANLILSLEAKLNLLHSYMNVTWIRIPSETRQAPLAQPESPTASAGEDVQSLADSMDSDRDSICSNSNGNNGKNSKEKEKDKQRKDKDKTRTDSVANKIGSLSKTLGIKLKKNMGGLGGLVHGKMSRANSGNGKNGDAVEKVKEKKSKSRKGSKEESGQSASTSPSEKTTPSPTDRASNSPIEKMNTKSFSDKQSDPWKYSTDVKLSLNILRAAMQGERKFIFAGLLLTSHRHQFHEEMIGYYLTSAQERFNAEQEQKRKDAEKKAALNGSSSRKLEPEAYSKEKLETSPQDRASPVLPQSHTTQLVLKFKDRTSPTPGSFSSPSNSAKKSGPIPVSAHYSHTPPVQRQSVIHLHDVNSKPSSFQDDTYKPVVGTLKTCATYPQQNRSLSSQSYSPARISGIRTVNTVESLSYAMPTEHKSQTYTNGFNTGDIRDCLEYADEDAPQTWLNNDKNQGRSTVCPLYSIQQNRCKKENCSFYGRPETENYCSYCYKEELKRRERESKGHRH
- the OTUD7A gene encoding OTU domain-containing protein 7A isoform X2; protein product: MPSSQSVSPAAAACLAASLNDHMTLDMDAVLSDFVRSTGAEPGLARDLLEGKNWDLTAALNDYEQLRQVHTANLPQVFNEGKYYKQQEPEQPPQVTKAERPCLQRQDDIAQEKRLSRGISHASSAIVSLARSHVANECSNEQFPLEMPIYTFQLPDLSVYSEDFRSFIERDLIEQATMVALEQAGRLNWWSTVCTSCKRLLPLATTGDGNCLLHAASLGMWGFHDRDLVLRKALYTMMRSGAEREALKRRWRWQQTQQNKESGLVYTEEEWEREWNELLKLASSEPRTHFSKNGGTGGRVDNSEDPVYESLEEFHVFVLAHILRRPIVVVADTMLRDSGGEAFAPIPFGGIYLPLEVLPNRCHCSPLVLAYDQAHFSALVSMEQKDQQREQAVIPLTDSEHKLLPLHFAVDPGKDWEWGKDDNDNTRLANLILSLEAKLNLLHSYMNVTWIRIPSETRAPLAQPESPTASAGEDVQSLADSMDSDRDSICSNSNGNNGKNSKEKEKDKQRKDKDKTRTDSVANKIGSLSKTLGIKLKKNMGGLGGLVHGKMSRANSGNGKNGDAVEKVKEKKSKSRKGSKEESGQSASTSPSEKTTPSPTDRASNSPIEKMNTKSFSDKQSDPWKYSTDVKLSLNILRAAMQGERKFIFAGLLLTSHRHQFHEEMIGYYLTSAQERFNAEQEQKRKDAEKKAALNGSSSRKLEPEAYSKEKLETSPQDRASPVLPQSHTTQLVLKFKDRTSPTPGSFSSPSNSAKKSGPIPVSAHYSHTPPVQRQSVIHLHDVNSKPSSFQDDTYKPVVGTLKTCATYPQQNRSLSSQSYSPARISGIRTVNTVESLSYAMPTEHKSQTYTNGFNTGDIRDCLEYADEDAPQTWLNNDKNQGRSTVCPLYSIQQNRCKKENCSFYGRPETENYCSYCYKEELKRRERESKGHRH